Proteins co-encoded in one Actinomadura luteofluorescens genomic window:
- a CDS encoding TetR/AcrR family transcriptional regulator, translating to MSAKRSSRPARRSDTPPASGQPGEQILSATRELLRERRFDGLSVADILTTAGVSRASFYFYFPNKQAVLAELVRRSVTQGRQAAQPWTDGRQDPITALRAGTREGARLWRENAGVLMAIVENWASDADLRALWLEQMDLFTDAAVARIQSDPQALQRLAGKNVRAVAASLTWQGERLYYLAAAGIPPFDDEETLVDVLTDAWTATLYGRPTEETTG from the coding sequence ATGTCCGCCAAGCGCTCCTCCCGGCCCGCTCGTCGATCCGACACCCCGCCCGCCTCCGGCCAACCCGGGGAGCAGATCCTGTCCGCGACGCGCGAGCTGCTGCGGGAGCGCCGGTTCGACGGCCTCAGCGTGGCCGACATCCTGACCACCGCCGGGGTGTCCCGCGCCAGCTTCTACTTCTACTTCCCCAACAAGCAGGCCGTTCTGGCCGAGCTGGTGCGCCGGTCCGTGACACAGGGCCGGCAGGCGGCCCAGCCCTGGACGGACGGACGACAGGACCCGATCACCGCACTGCGAGCGGGGACCCGGGAGGGCGCCCGGCTGTGGCGCGAGAACGCAGGCGTCCTGATGGCGATCGTGGAGAACTGGGCCTCCGACGCGGACCTGCGAGCTCTCTGGCTTGAGCAGATGGACCTGTTCACCGATGCCGCCGTGGCGCGCATCCAGTCCGACCCGCAGGCCCTGCAGCGACTCGCCGGCAAGAACGTACGCGCCGTCGCCGCGTCACTGACCTGGCAGGGCGAGCGGCTCTACTACCTGGCCGCAGCCGGGATCCCGCCCTTCGACGACGAGGAGACCCTCGTCGATGTCCTCACCGACGCCTGGACCGCCACCCTCTACGGGCGACCGACCGAGGAAACGACAGGTTGA
- a CDS encoding TetR/AcrR family transcriptional regulator, producing MPRPREFDEDLVLLAIRDEFWDKGYAATSMDDLLRVSKLGKGSLYGAFGDKRSLFLRVLRNYDDANLLMLRERLASAARGIDLVREFLLGPTGDPTGAAARRGCLLANSNAELATCVPDVAAEARRSYDAIATILTAALERAQREGDLAPDADPAETARAILVAQLGLVALGRTGMDIDTLTAVAHSTLARLLPTPAH from the coding sequence ATGCCCCGGCCCCGCGAGTTCGACGAAGATCTTGTGCTTCTCGCCATCCGCGACGAGTTCTGGGACAAGGGCTACGCGGCGACGTCGATGGACGACCTGCTGCGCGTGAGCAAGCTGGGCAAGGGCAGCCTCTACGGGGCGTTCGGAGACAAGCGAAGCCTGTTCCTGCGGGTGCTGCGCAACTACGACGACGCGAACCTGCTGATGCTGCGCGAGCGCCTGGCGTCCGCGGCGCGAGGGATCGACCTGGTGCGCGAGTTCCTGCTCGGCCCGACCGGCGACCCGACCGGAGCCGCTGCGCGCCGGGGTTGCCTGCTGGCCAACAGCAACGCCGAGCTGGCCACCTGCGTTCCGGATGTGGCCGCCGAGGCTCGCCGCAGCTACGACGCGATCGCCACCATCCTCACCGCGGCACTGGAGCGCGCCCAGCGCGAAGGCGATCTCGCCCCCGACGCCGACCCCGCCGAGACCGCCCGCGCGATCCTCGTCGCCCAACTCGGCCTCGTCGCGCTCGGGCGCACCGGCATGGACATCGACACGCTCACCGCGGTGGCCCACTCCACCCTGGCGCGGCTACTGCCCACCCCAGCGCACTAG
- a CDS encoding SDR family NAD(P)-dependent oxidoreductase has product MAVLADKVAVVTGGSTGIGFATARAFLEEGARVFITGRRKDALDAAVAELGPAVTGVVCDVSVPSELDAFYETVRDQAGRIDVLVANAGIGIVAPLGEVTEDLIDSIFAVNVKGTIFTVQQALPLLGANASVILTGSTAGTRPDRGLEVYGASKAAIRNLARGWALSSRTRGFRVNVVSPGGTRTPGLLDLVTPEMLKQAEGAVPLGRLAEPEEIAAVTTFLASDASSYVNGAEFFADGGYAQV; this is encoded by the coding sequence ATGGCCGTCCTGGCAGACAAGGTCGCCGTGGTCACCGGTGGCAGCACGGGCATCGGATTCGCGACCGCACGCGCGTTCCTCGAGGAGGGCGCCAGGGTCTTCATCACCGGTCGCCGCAAGGACGCGCTCGACGCCGCGGTCGCCGAGCTCGGACCCGCGGTAACGGGCGTGGTCTGTGATGTCTCGGTGCCATCGGAGCTCGACGCGTTCTACGAGACCGTGCGCGACCAGGCCGGCCGCATCGACGTGCTGGTCGCCAACGCCGGCATCGGCATCGTGGCTCCGCTCGGCGAGGTGACGGAGGATCTGATCGACTCGATCTTCGCCGTCAACGTCAAGGGAACGATCTTCACCGTGCAGCAGGCGCTGCCGCTGCTCGGCGCGAACGCGTCGGTGATCCTCACAGGCTCGACCGCCGGGACACGGCCCGACCGGGGACTCGAGGTCTACGGGGCGTCGAAGGCCGCGATCCGCAACCTCGCCCGCGGTTGGGCCCTCAGCTCGCGCACACGTGGCTTCCGGGTCAACGTCGTGTCCCCGGGCGGCACCCGCACCCCCGGTCTCCTCGATCTGGTCACGCCCGAGATGCTCAAGCAGGCCGAAGGCGCCGTCCCCCTCGGCCGGCTCGCCGAACCCGAGGAGATCGCCGCCGTGACGACGTTCCTCGCCTCGGACGCGTCGAGTTACGTCAACGGTGCCGAGTTCTTCGCCGACGGTGGCTACGCGCAGGTGTGA